The window TCGGGAACTGCGCCGCGCGCTGGATCTGGAACTGGGCGCGGGCTTGCTCGATGTTCGCAACTGCGACGCGCAGGTCGCGGTTGTTGGCGAGCGCCATGTCGATCAGCTTCGCCAGCCGAGGATCGGTGAAGTAGTCCTGCCAGGCCAGCGTCGAGACCGGTGAGGCACCGGCAGCGGCGGACTGCGCGCCGGGATAGCTGGCCGGGACCGGCGCGGCCGGGCGCTCGTACGTCGGAATCAGCGAGCAGCCGGCCAGTACCATGGCGGCCGCACCGGCGAGGGCAGTGGAAACGAAATTCTTTTTGATCATTGGGCGGGGCTTTCTTCGATGCCTGCGGCCTGGGCGTGGCGCCTATCGACCTCGCGCTGGCGTTCGCTGCCCTTGAACAAGCCGCGCACCACCACGAAGAACACCGGCACGAAGAACACGGCCAACGCCGTGCCGGTCACCATCCCACCGATCACGCCGGTGCCGATCGCACGCTGGCTTGCCGAGCCCGCGCCCGAGGCCAGCACCAGCGGCAGCACGCCGAGGCCGAAGGCCAGCGACGTCATCACGATCGGCCGAAACCGCAGGTGGGCGGCCGCCAGCGCGGACTCCACCACGCCCTTGCCCTGCGCCTGCAGGTCCTTGGCGAACTCGATGATCAGGATCGCGTTCTTCGCCGACAGGCCGATGATGGTGATCAAACCGACCTGGAAGTACACGTCGTTCGAGTAGGCGCGCAGCAGGGTTGCGAGCAGCACGCCCAGTACGCCCAGCGGCACGACCAGGATCACCGCCAGCGGAATGGTCCAGCTCTCGTACAGCGCGGCGAGGCACAGGAACACCGCGAGGATCGAGAAGGCGTACAGCACGATCGCCTGCGCGCCCGCGAGCTTCTCCTCACGCGACTGGCCCGTCCACTCGTAGCCGAAGCCAGCGGGCAACTGGGCGGCGAGCTTTTCGACCTCGGCCATCGCTGCGCCGGAGCTGTAGCCCGGCGCAGCCGAGCCCGAGATGCGGACGGCCGGATAGCCGTTGTAGCGCACCGTCTGCTGCGCGCCGGTGATCCAGCGCGTGCTCGCGAAGGCCGAGAGCGGCACCGGCTCGCCCTTGCTGTTGCTGGCGTTCAGCCTGAGCAGATCGTCGGGCTGCATGCGCGCCGGCGCGTCGGCCTGCACCACCACGCGCTGCAGGCGCCCCTGGTTCGGGAAGTCGTTGATGTAGCTGGAGCCCAGCGCCGTCGACAGCGTGCTGTTGATGGCGTCGAAGCTCACGCCTAGCGCATTCGCCTTGTCGCGGTCGATGTCGATCTGCAGCTGCGGCGCGTCTTCGAGGCCGTCGGGACGCACCTGCGTCAGCAGCGGGCTCTTGCTGGCCATGCCCAGCAGCTGGTTGCGCGCGTTGGTCAGCGCCTCGTGGCCGGCACCGCCGCGGTCCTGCAGGCGGAAGCTGAAGCCGCTGGCGTTGCCCAGCTCGGGAATGGGGGGCGGCGACAGCGGATAGATGAAGGCGTCGCGGATGCCCGACAGGGCCCCGAAGGCACGGCCTGCCACCGCGTCGGCCGACTGGCCCGGCTCGTGGCGGTGCTCCCAGTCCTTGAGCGTCACGAATGCGAGGCCCGCGTTCTGGCCCTGGCCCGAGAAGCTGAAGCCGAGCACGCCGACGATGCTCTGCACCTCCGGCTGCTTCAGGATGTACTTCTCGACCTCCTGCATGACCGACAGCATGCGTTCCTGGGTCGCGCCTGGCGGCAGCTGCACGTTGACGATGATGTAGCCCTGGTCTTCCTGCGGCAGGAAGGAGGTCGGCAACTGGCGGTACACCAGCACCACCGCCCCGATGATGGCGGCGTAGATCACCAGGTAGCGTGCCGCGCGCTTGAGGATGCGCGCCACCAGGCTCTCGTAGCCCTTCGCCGTGCGCGTGAAGCCGCGGTTGAACCAGCCGAAGAAGCCGCGCTTCTCGTGGTGGTGGCCGGCCTCCACCGGCTTCAGCAGCGTGGCACACAGCGCCGGCGTGAGCGACAGCGCCATGAAGGCGGAGAAGCCGATCGACGCCACCATCACCGCCGAGAACTGGCGGTAGATGTTGCCGGTCGACCCGGAGAAGAAGGCCAGCGGCACGAACACCGAGATCAGCACCACCGTCACGCCGACGATGGCGCCGGAGATCTGGCGCATGGCCTTGCGCGTGGCCTCGAGCGGGGAGAGTCCCTCTTCGCTCATGATGCGCTCGACGTTCTCCACCACCACGATCGCGTCGTCCACGACGATGCCGATCACCAGCACCATGCCGAACATGGTCAGCACGTTGATCGAGAAGCCCAGCCCCAGCAGGATGCCGAAGGTGCCCAGCAGCGCAATCGGCACGACGATCGTCGGAATGAGCGTGTAGCGCCAGTTCTGCAGGAACAGGAACATCACCAGGAACACAAGCGCCACCGCTTCGAACAGCGTCTTCACCACTTCGGTGATCGAGATGTTGACGAAGCGCGAGCTGTCGTAGGGAATGCT is drawn from Variovorax sp. PBS-H4 and contains these coding sequences:
- a CDS encoding efflux RND transporter permease subunit encodes the protein MAKFFIERPIFAWVIALFIIVVGGVAITQLPIAQYPPVAPPAIVINVAYPGASAQTLEDSVLSVIEREMNGSPGLIYMESVAQADGTGTITITFETGTNADLAQVDVQNRLSRATPRLPAAVTQQGVRVDKSRNNFLLFTMLSSDNPAIDTTALGDYASRNVVPELQRVAGIGQAQLFGTERAMRIWIDPAKLQGYNLSAADVNAAVRAQNAQVSSGTIGDLPNVPGQAIAATVVVNGQLTTIEQFGDIVLRANTNGSAVRLKDVARIELGGQGYATSARLNGQQAVGIGVQLSPSGNALASAKAIRAKMAELERFFPQGVKWSIPYDSSRFVNISITEVVKTLFEAVALVFLVMFLFLQNWRYTLIPTIVVPIALLGTFGILLGLGFSINVLTMFGMVLVIGIVVDDAIVVVENVERIMSEEGLSPLEATRKAMRQISGAIVGVTVVLISVFVPLAFFSGSTGNIYRQFSAVMVASIGFSAFMALSLTPALCATLLKPVEAGHHHEKRGFFGWFNRGFTRTAKGYESLVARILKRAARYLVIYAAIIGAVVLVYRQLPTSFLPQEDQGYIIVNVQLPPGATQERMLSVMQEVEKYILKQPEVQSIVGVLGFSFSGQGQNAGLAFVTLKDWEHRHEPGQSADAVAGRAFGALSGIRDAFIYPLSPPPIPELGNASGFSFRLQDRGGAGHEALTNARNQLLGMASKSPLLTQVRPDGLEDAPQLQIDIDRDKANALGVSFDAINSTLSTALGSSYINDFPNQGRLQRVVVQADAPARMQPDDLLRLNASNSKGEPVPLSAFASTRWITGAQQTVRYNGYPAVRISGSAAPGYSSGAAMAEVEKLAAQLPAGFGYEWTGQSREEKLAGAQAIVLYAFSILAVFLCLAALYESWTIPLAVILVVPLGVLGVLLATLLRAYSNDVYFQVGLITIIGLSAKNAILIIEFAKDLQAQGKGVVESALAAAHLRFRPIVMTSLAFGLGVLPLVLASGAGSASQRAIGTGVIGGMVTGTALAVFFVPVFFVVVRGLFKGSERQREVDRRHAQAAGIEESPAQ